A segment of the Candidatus Thorarchaeota archaeon genome:
GCAACGAACCTTGGGTAGCTCTTCTTAATACACTCTACATTTCTCACAACGGTTTTACCATCTGCAACCAGCCCTGCAATCATACCTGCCATGGCAATTCGATGGTCTTTATGTGAGTCCAATATTGTACCACGTAATCTGTTTGGTCCCCTAATGGTAATCCCATTTTCTAACTCCTTAATATCAGCACCCATCTTTTTCAGCTCATAACTGATAGAGGCAAGCCTGTCACTCTCCTTCAGACGCAAACGTGCCGCATTCACTATTCTAGTAACTCCACGAGCTTGTGTAGCCAGTACAGCCAAGATTGGAACCAAGTCTGGTATATCTGACACATCAATAGTCAAGCCAGTCATATCCTGATTCTTAACAATTACATCATTGGTAAATTCGACACTTGCACCCATCTTCTGTATGATTCGTAGGAGTCGAGCATCTCCTTGAAGCGTGTTTTTTCTTAGGTCAGTTACAGCAACTTCTCCTGTTAGAGCTCCGGCTGCGAACAAGAAAGAGGCAGAGGAATAATCTCCCGGGACTTCGTACTGTCTGGATCGGTAATCCTGATCGCCTAGAACCAGAATCTGCTTCCAGTCCTCGGAAACTTCTGCTTCGACCCCGAAGTGTTCCATAATTCCAAGACTCATCTCTATATAGGGTCGCGATTCCAAAGTTCCAGCTATTTGAATCATAGTGGGTTTTCTTGCCTTAGAACAAGCAAATAGAAGAGCGGTTATGTACTGGGAAGAAATATTTCCTGGAATGGTCACCTCTCCACCTTTGATGAATCCCCGTCCTAGAATCTGAACTGGCGGCCTTCCGTATTCTCCGAGGTATTTCGTGTTGATGCTTAGTTGATGAAGAGCATCTATTAGATCGCCAATAGGCCTTTGACGAAGACTCGCATCACCTGTTAAAACACATTTTCCATTTGCTAATGCTGATAATGCCGAGAAAATCCT
Coding sequences within it:
- the aroA gene encoding 3-phosphoshikimate 1-carboxyvinyltransferase — protein: MRAVVHPSVIAGEAAAPPSKSYTHRAIVCGLLSNGSSTISNPLYCDDTQATMRISKMMGAKIHHDAGIRIKGPNHLKAPASEMNCKESGTTLRIFSALSALANGKCVLTGDASLRQRPIGDLIDALHQLSINTKYLGEYGRPPVQILGRGFIKGGEVTIPGNISSQYITALLFACSKARKPTMIQIAGTLESRPYIEMSLGIMEHFGVEAEVSEDWKQILVLGDQDYRSRQYEVPGDYSSASFLFAAGALTGEVAVTDLRKNTLQGDARLLRIIQKMGASVEFTNDVIVKNQDMTGLTIDVSDIPDLVPILAVLATQARGVTRIVNAARLRLKESDRLASISYELKKMGADIKELENGITIRGPNRLRGTILDSHKDHRIAMAGMIAGLVADGKTVVRNVECIKKSYPRFVA